One genomic window of Phycisphaeraceae bacterium includes the following:
- a CDS encoding HAMP domain-containing protein — protein MSLLSRFAILFGMIGVAVVGSLYAAWWVIDVRDQTTIRPAAASAGVLRGLGAMKEHVEAINAGAGGRSRLARTRGDSGAPPSGSGEPDRATLTADTEALVARLADLESNEWYVSRVGRSTALNIAARVEECRTGVDALLRDAGPADRAGVFAATADLHDLIELAERHILNDTGQIVAFDASLLRSRLLWILRLSFLWVALMGALAFLFVRRWILRPVSRLRTAASRIGGGDFDHRLPVDGSDELALLSAEVNHMASMVRTLLNEQIERERLAAIGEMVRRLAHNLRNPLAGIRGLAELTRSELPRDAASAGLRENQHRIIAAVDRFEGWLKELLGATAPLKIQRESSDIVPLLEGLTHVHQPIAQTKGITLVLKCDTAPRLAVFDARHLEQAVSAVIANAIDVSPPGGTVTISASIPPGPAPREWWIQVSDQGPGVPPELITRIFNPYFTTKRDGNGIGLAVCQQVVRAHGGRVTVEDAAVTGNHGFGGPGATFTIRLPYGISGAEGGNQLELNALGATGGENSRHRG, from the coding sequence ATGTCCCTGCTCTCACGCTTCGCGATCCTGTTCGGCATGATCGGCGTCGCCGTCGTCGGCAGCCTTTATGCTGCGTGGTGGGTCATCGATGTCCGCGACCAGACAACTATCCGTCCGGCCGCGGCAAGCGCCGGGGTGCTGCGTGGATTGGGCGCCATGAAGGAGCACGTCGAGGCCATCAACGCCGGCGCCGGCGGGCGATCACGTCTGGCGAGAACCCGGGGGGATTCCGGTGCTCCGCCGAGCGGCTCTGGCGAACCTGATCGCGCGACCCTGACCGCCGATACCGAAGCGCTGGTCGCGCGACTCGCCGATCTTGAGAGCAACGAGTGGTATGTCTCCCGAGTGGGCCGAAGCACCGCGCTGAACATCGCTGCGAGAGTTGAAGAATGCCGCACCGGCGTCGACGCCCTGCTCCGCGATGCCGGCCCGGCGGACCGGGCGGGGGTGTTCGCGGCCACAGCCGATCTGCACGACCTGATCGAACTGGCCGAGCGGCACATCCTGAATGACACCGGCCAGATCGTCGCGTTCGACGCCTCGCTCCTTCGCTCGCGGCTGCTCTGGATTCTCCGACTTTCGTTCCTCTGGGTGGCATTGATGGGAGCCTTGGCATTCCTCTTCGTCCGCCGGTGGATCCTCAGGCCTGTATCGCGCCTCCGCACGGCGGCCTCTCGCATCGGCGGCGGCGACTTCGACCACCGACTGCCCGTCGACGGTTCCGACGAACTCGCCCTGCTGAGCGCCGAGGTTAACCACATGGCCTCCATGGTCCGCACCCTTCTGAACGAGCAGATCGAGAGGGAGCGACTCGCGGCTATTGGTGAGATGGTGCGGCGGCTGGCGCACAACCTTCGCAACCCGCTGGCCGGGATCCGCGGCCTCGCCGAGCTCACTCGATCCGAACTGCCACGCGATGCCGCGTCAGCCGGACTCCGCGAGAATCAGCACCGCATCATCGCGGCTGTGGACCGGTTCGAGGGCTGGCTCAAAGAACTCCTCGGCGCCACGGCGCCGCTCAAGATCCAACGGGAGTCATCCGACATCGTGCCGTTGCTCGAAGGACTGACACACGTCCATCAACCCATCGCGCAGACCAAGGGCATCACGCTGGTGTTGAAATGCGACACCGCTCCCAGACTGGCGGTCTTTGATGCTCGTCACCTCGAGCAGGCCGTGTCCGCAGTCATCGCAAACGCGATCGACGTCTCGCCGCCCGGCGGAACCGTGACGATCTCAGCCTCCATCCCGCCCGGACCCGCTCCGCGCGAATGGTGGATCCAGGTCTCCGACCAGGGGCCCGGAGTGCCTCCTGAGCTGATCACCAGAATCTTCAACCCATACTTCACCACCAAGCGTGACGGCAACGGCATTGGACTTGCAGTGTGCCAACAGGTTGTCCGCGCCCACGGCGGTCGCGTGACCGTCGAGGATGCAGCCGTGACCGGTAATCACGGCTTTGGCGGGCCGGGAGCGACCTTTACGATCCGGCTTCCGTATGGAATCTCGGGTGCCGAAGGCGGCAACCAGTTGGAGTTGAATGCCCTAGGAGCAACAGGTGGCGAAAATTCTCGTCATCGAGGATGA
- a CDS encoding VCBS repeat-containing protein: MLQRDPLTTLFIFLVIVQAATLAALLLLGQFQRQPRRILPHRFAAGLGRLARRRVLSLLAVALVSLSLDALVAAIHWPWPRVQDEFSYLLAADTFAHGRLTNPPSPMWPHFETEHVLQQPTYASKYPPAQGLFLALGQVITGEPLVGAWVASAAACSALCWMLRAFVPARWALVGGLLASLHPGIVAWWGHGYWGGSVAFLGGALMLGAARRLYDRPSTGSSLVLGAGLLLLANSRPYEGLVASLPVALVLTMRFLFRQDRPTLGSTLGRVAIPLTTVLVIGAGMMGAYNRAITGSPLRLPYQLHAATYSATPTFLLEPPPPVPEYRDRKLEDFHAGWEYKTYEQERSLRGALVASADKQRIYWAFYLGPALSLSLAGLLQRRAWRLSVTPDRWVRFALGTIGFCFTATLLTVWFNPHYMAPSAPLLFLLVVAGLRRLAANRPRGPSVARAIVVTQVVSLAFSLGAVPYVYRNLEWPAHRQHLIDSLTAQGGKHLILLRHGRDCLPHEEWIYNGADPDAQQVLWARELDSSAAHDLVGHYPDRTPWLLLAYRPDAALPTLAPYALPPAWLYDAPAYLPVPGPIGPVATHVQSELSVAAPANRNELVILSGTSPASRVDIPGPAAAVAFLDRSEPAKTMVGFVTPTSAGLVHIGSDGQPATPVITPLPAPPAVVAFVDLVGDAAPDVVVSITAGPEAGLYLLENSGHSLGAPSRISALAGVSALAAVPRPAPNAPQQLIAARGAAAPALVLAIADTAGTSTLHALEVLPPIDSTSLAAADVDSDGQFEVLSLDAAMDRLSILVKDPSGSWRQSLVPVGVSPCALTINDLDGDGLPDIAIATKYGHGLTVLRNLGGLEFAAPAEITLGRRTWFEDKAASIASACSPDGQRVYLLVGTAAAPVLFRR; encoded by the coding sequence ATGCTCCAGCGCGATCCCCTCACCACACTGTTCATCTTCCTTGTCATCGTCCAGGCGGCGACACTCGCGGCGTTGCTGCTGCTTGGACAGTTTCAGCGTCAGCCCCGCCGCATCCTCCCGCACCGATTCGCAGCTGGACTGGGCCGGCTCGCACGGCGCCGCGTCCTTTCGCTCTTAGCCGTAGCACTGGTCAGCCTCTCGCTCGACGCGCTCGTCGCCGCCATCCACTGGCCCTGGCCTCGCGTGCAGGATGAGTTCTCGTACCTCCTCGCCGCCGACACCTTCGCGCACGGACGACTGACGAACCCGCCAAGCCCGATGTGGCCCCACTTTGAGACCGAGCACGTCCTCCAGCAGCCGACGTACGCCTCCAAGTACCCCCCGGCCCAGGGCCTCTTCCTAGCCCTAGGACAGGTCATCACCGGGGAGCCCCTTGTCGGAGCGTGGGTGGCGTCAGCCGCCGCATGTTCCGCCCTCTGCTGGATGCTCCGCGCCTTCGTCCCCGCGAGGTGGGCGCTGGTTGGCGGACTGCTCGCCTCGCTCCATCCGGGGATCGTTGCGTGGTGGGGCCATGGGTATTGGGGTGGCTCGGTCGCGTTCCTCGGCGGCGCCTTGATGCTCGGAGCCGCCCGCCGGCTCTACGACCGCCCGAGTACGGGCAGCAGCCTGGTCCTCGGTGCCGGGCTGCTGCTTCTCGCGAACTCCCGTCCGTACGAGGGCCTTGTCGCCTCACTCCCTGTGGCGCTGGTCCTGACCATGAGGTTCTTGTTCCGCCAAGACCGCCCCACACTCGGTTCGACACTCGGGCGGGTCGCCATACCGCTCACCACGGTGCTCGTCATCGGTGCCGGCATGATGGGAGCCTACAACCGGGCGATCACCGGCAGCCCGCTTCGCCTCCCCTACCAACTCCACGCCGCGACCTACTCGGCGACCCCCACGTTCCTGCTCGAGCCCCCGCCTCCGGTTCCAGAGTACCGCGACCGCAAGCTCGAGGACTTCCACGCAGGCTGGGAATATAAGACCTACGAGCAGGAACGGTCGCTCCGCGGCGCCCTTGTTGCCTCCGCCGACAAGCAGCGGATCTACTGGGCCTTTTACCTTGGCCCCGCTCTGTCCCTCTCGCTCGCGGGTCTCCTGCAGCGCCGCGCGTGGCGGCTCTCGGTCACGCCCGATCGCTGGGTGCGATTCGCACTCGGCACGATCGGCTTCTGCTTCACGGCCACTCTACTCACGGTCTGGTTCAACCCGCACTACATGGCCCCCTCGGCGCCCCTGCTGTTTCTGCTTGTTGTCGCCGGCCTGCGGCGACTTGCCGCCAATAGACCGCGCGGACCCAGTGTGGCTCGCGCCATCGTCGTCACACAGGTCGTCTCTCTTGCCTTCTCGCTCGGAGCCGTTCCCTATGTCTACCGGAACCTGGAATGGCCCGCGCATCGTCAACACCTCATCGACTCGCTCACCGCCCAGGGCGGGAAGCACCTGATCCTGCTGCGCCACGGCCGCGACTGCCTTCCCCACGAGGAGTGGATCTACAACGGCGCCGACCCGGACGCTCAGCAGGTGCTCTGGGCGCGAGAGCTCGACTCCTCGGCCGCCCACGATCTGGTCGGCCACTACCCCGACCGGACCCCGTGGCTCCTGCTCGCCTATCGACCAGACGCCGCTCTGCCAACGCTGGCTCCGTACGCCCTCCCGCCCGCCTGGCTCTACGACGCGCCCGCCTACCTCCCCGTGCCAGGACCGATTGGCCCAGTCGCAACACACGTGCAGAGCGAACTATCCGTGGCGGCGCCGGCAAACCGTAACGAACTCGTCATCCTGAGCGGAACGTCGCCAGCGTCCCGCGTCGACATTCCAGGCCCGGCTGCCGCGGTCGCTTTTCTCGACCGCAGCGAGCCGGCCAAGACGATGGTCGGGTTCGTCACCCCTACCTCCGCCGGTCTTGTTCACATTGGCAGCGACGGACAGCCGGCGACTCCCGTCATTACGCCGCTTCCTGCGCCACCAGCCGTGGTCGCGTTCGTGGACCTCGTCGGCGACGCCGCGCCCGACGTGGTCGTCTCGATTACGGCCGGCCCGGAAGCTGGCCTCTATCTCCTGGAGAACTCCGGCCACTCTCTCGGCGCCCCCTCACGCATCTCGGCGTTAGCCGGGGTCTCGGCACTGGCCGCGGTCCCACGGCCCGCTCCCAATGCGCCCCAGCAACTTATCGCCGCGAGAGGAGCCGCGGCCCCCGCCCTTGTTCTCGCGATCGCCGACACCGCGGGCACTTCGACCCTCCACGCCCTGGAGGTGCTGCCACCGATTGACTCGACCTCCCTTGCGGCCGCCGACGTTGACTCCGATGGACAGTTCGAAGTCCTGTCGCTTGATGCCGCGATGGACCGGCTGTCGATCCTCGTAAAGGACCCGAGCGGATCCTGGCGTCAGAGCCTCGTCCCGGTTGGTGTATCCCCCTGCGCCCTGACGATCAACGACCTCGACGGCGACGGACTGCCAGATATCGCGATTGCAACCAAGTACGGCCACGGTCTCACGGTGCTTCGCAACCTGGGCGGCCTGGAGTTTGCCGCCCCCGCAGAGATCACGCTCGGCAGGCGGACGTGGTTCGAGGACAAGGCAGCCTCCATTGCCTCCGCCTGTTCCCCGGACGGACAACGCGTTTACCTGCTTGTTGGCACAGCAGCCGCTCCTGTGCTCTTTCGGCGTTAG
- a CDS encoding RluA family pseudouridine synthase — MVHATDRYAVVDKPAGLLSVPGKGEAGVDCVPVRVQGMFPAATGPLTVHRLDMDTSGLLVVGLDAGAQRELSMQFERREVQKAYVAVVDGVVACDSGTIEVPIRPDYANRPYQVVDRSHKRPAVTCYKVLGREGGCSRLELVPMTGRTHQLRIHCADPSCWGQPGESAGRVNGTGHPILGDVLYGPQPRTSLAAARLLLHACRLGFTEPGTGRRVEFESESPF; from the coding sequence GTGGTCCACGCCACGGACCGCTACGCGGTGGTCGACAAGCCCGCGGGGCTGCTGTCGGTCCCTGGCAAGGGCGAGGCAGGGGTTGACTGTGTGCCGGTGCGAGTTCAGGGGATGTTTCCCGCCGCGACGGGACCGCTGACGGTCCACAGGCTGGACATGGATACGTCCGGGCTGCTGGTGGTGGGCCTTGATGCCGGGGCTCAACGCGAGTTGTCGATGCAGTTTGAGCGGCGGGAGGTCCAGAAGGCGTACGTCGCTGTGGTGGATGGGGTGGTCGCTTGCGACAGCGGGACGATCGAGGTGCCGATTCGGCCGGATTATGCCAACAGGCCGTACCAGGTGGTGGACCGATCCCACAAGCGGCCAGCGGTGACGTGCTACAAGGTTCTTGGCAGGGAGGGTGGGTGCTCGCGTCTGGAACTCGTCCCGATGACGGGGCGGACGCACCAACTGCGGATCCATTGTGCCGACCCATCATGCTGGGGACAGCCGGGAGAATCGGCCGGGCGGGTGAACGGCACGGGCCACCCGATCCTTGGGGACGTGCTGTACGGACCGCAGCCACGAACCTCGCTCGCCGCGGCGAGGCTGCTGTTGCATGCGTGCAGGCTGGGGTTTACAGAGCCGGGAACGGGGCGGAGGGTGGAGTTCGAGAGCGAGTCGCCGTTTTGA
- the argH gene encoding argininosuccinate lyase, protein MATNHPKPKPWEHAKSGGSEADPLAARFVESLSYDTRLYEADIRGSIAHARMLRSVGLLTSPELASIEQGLSELRDEIESAPAGPNAVGVPGAWPGWRIDLEDVHMCIEAALIDRIGDAGRKLHTGRSRNDQVALDLRLWLRDAAATMASLLDDCMAALAALSQNQGDIIMPAYTHLQRAQPIRLSAELLAWHEMLAADRRMFNRLEARGKEDSPLGSGAVAGSTLPLDREHAAELLEFTSASASSIEATASRDDALDFLYALARTAMHLSRWAEQWILYCTTEFSFLRLAPAHTTGSSMMPQKRNPDMLELIRGRCGTVYGSLLAMLTICKGLPIAYNRDLQEDKRHVFAAFDTVSDTLQMTARIIAGARFVATSIEPTLHRGHLDATVLAEYLVTRGMPFRTAHQVVGALVRRCDELDRPSLEQLTLDDFNAALREHDIKGVRIGDEVFSWLGARNAVSRYVSAGHGASSIGDSPRPGKPGDRRLSTPEGESGAGAPEASPSEPGPAPANPSLFPTDTPPESPDGRLIQAYAAVSRTLDDLPYTPEFDRLHASLHSFGAPTKRVVFHRLQNLRKAGKLPKVGRAASAPPVITPPEEETLRELVTAAVGSLGQRDQLPFTEQFDRLVEQFNTRSGRSLEPHSIWRLIAKLAK, encoded by the coding sequence ATGGCGACGAACCACCCGAAGCCCAAGCCCTGGGAGCACGCCAAGTCCGGGGGATCGGAGGCGGACCCGCTGGCCGCTCGATTCGTCGAGTCCCTCTCGTATGACACTCGCCTGTACGAGGCCGACATCCGCGGCTCGATCGCCCACGCCCGGATGCTCAGGTCCGTCGGGCTTCTCACATCGCCCGAGCTCGCCTCGATCGAGCAGGGGCTCAGCGAACTCCGCGATGAGATCGAATCGGCGCCGGCCGGCCCGAACGCCGTTGGGGTGCCGGGTGCCTGGCCCGGCTGGCGGATCGACCTCGAAGATGTTCACATGTGCATCGAGGCCGCGCTGATCGACCGGATCGGGGATGCGGGCCGGAAGCTCCACACCGGCCGCTCCCGCAACGACCAGGTCGCCCTCGATCTCCGGCTCTGGTTGCGGGACGCCGCGGCGACGATGGCCTCGCTCCTCGATGACTGCATGGCCGCACTCGCCGCCCTGTCGCAGAACCAGGGCGACATCATCATGCCCGCGTACACGCACCTCCAGCGTGCACAGCCGATCCGGCTGAGCGCCGAACTCCTCGCCTGGCACGAGATGCTCGCCGCCGACCGCCGGATGTTCAATCGCCTGGAGGCCCGCGGAAAGGAAGACTCTCCCCTCGGTTCCGGCGCGGTCGCGGGATCAACGCTCCCCCTTGATCGAGAGCACGCCGCGGAGCTGCTGGAGTTTACTTCGGCCTCCGCATCCTCGATCGAAGCCACCGCCTCACGCGACGATGCCCTCGATTTCCTCTACGCCCTGGCCCGCACCGCGATGCACCTCTCGAGATGGGCCGAGCAGTGGATCCTGTACTGCACGACGGAGTTCTCCTTCCTGCGGCTCGCTCCCGCTCACACGACCGGGTCGTCGATGATGCCCCAGAAGCGCAACCCGGACATGCTCGAGTTGATCCGCGGACGATGCGGCACCGTCTACGGATCGCTGCTCGCCATGCTGACCATCTGCAAGGGCCTCCCGATCGCCTACAACCGCGACCTCCAGGAGGACAAGCGCCACGTATTCGCCGCGTTTGACACCGTGTCGGACACCCTGCAGATGACCGCCCGGATCATCGCCGGCGCCAGGTTCGTCGCCACGTCCATCGAGCCGACGCTCCACCGCGGCCACCTCGATGCCACGGTGCTCGCCGAGTACTTGGTGACGCGTGGCATGCCGTTCCGAACCGCCCACCAAGTGGTCGGCGCCCTGGTCAGGCGATGCGACGAGCTTGATCGCCCGAGCCTCGAGCAACTCACGCTCGACGACTTCAACGCCGCCCTGCGAGAACATGACATCAAGGGAGTCCGCATCGGCGACGAGGTTTTCTCGTGGCTCGGCGCCAGGAACGCGGTATCGCGGTACGTCTCCGCCGGACACGGGGCCTCATCGATCGGCGACTCGCCCCGGCCCGGCAAGCCAGGTGACCGCCGTTTATCGACCCCCGAAGGCGAGTCCGGTGCCGGTGCCCCCGAAGCCTCCCCATCTGAGCCGGGCCCTGCACCGGCCAATCCCTCGCTGTTCCCGACCGACACTCCCCCGGAATCGCCCGATGGACGGCTGATCCAGGCGTACGCAGCCGTCTCCCGCACTTTGGATGATCTCCCATATACACCCGAGTTCGATCGCCTCCATGCGTCGCTCCACTCGTTCGGGGCGCCCACCAAGCGAGTGGTGTTCCACCGCCTGCAGAACCTCCGCAAAGCAGGAAAACTCCCGAAGGTCGGCAGAGCCGCCTCCGCGCCGCCGGTGATCACCCCGCCGGAGGAGGAAACGCTCCGCGAACTGGTCACGGCCGCCGTGGGCTCGCTGGGCCAGCGCGACCAGCTCCCCTTCACGGAGCAGTTTGACCGGCTTGTCGAGCAGTTCAACACACGATCCGGCCGGAGCCTCGAGCCGCACTCCATCTGGCGGCTGATCGCGAAACTGGCCAAGTAG
- a CDS encoding response regulator encodes MNAPTVLVVDDESHVTNVVSLKLRQAGLNVLIANDGEEAYETACEQVPDLIVTDFQMPYMSGLELAYRLRENPRLAAVPVLMVTARGHLVSEDERARTNIKSIMCKPFAPREMLDRVMAILGLRENEAAAA; translated from the coding sequence ATGAACGCACCAACCGTGCTGGTGGTCGATGACGAGAGCCACGTGACGAACGTGGTGTCCTTGAAACTGCGCCAGGCCGGACTCAATGTGCTGATCGCCAACGACGGCGAGGAGGCCTATGAGACCGCCTGCGAGCAGGTTCCCGACCTGATTGTGACGGATTTCCAGATGCCCTACATGTCTGGGCTCGAGCTCGCGTACCGCCTGCGGGAGAACCCGCGGCTGGCCGCCGTGCCGGTCCTGATGGTAACCGCGCGCGGACACCTGGTGTCCGAGGACGAGCGGGCTCGCACCAATATCAAATCGATCATGTGCAAGCCGTTTGCCCCTCGTGAGATGCTCGATCGTGTCATGGCGATACTGGGTCTGCGAGAGAACGAGGCGGCCGCGGCATGA
- a CDS encoding PD40 domain-containing protein codes for MVPSAALAIVLVALAADPPADAQRPVAGGHGEPTERAGSQPLDWPTLEAPLLRYQTQITSRDMFVKAGEAYFSPDSKWIIFQAVPVPKEGEQVDPFYSMYVAKLVRNQAGQVTGIATPILVSPPGSANTCGWFHPTEPWRILFGSTIGAPANTQKSGFSVGERKYVWMFPEEMDVVTRVVPEIAADDPAAAAPTPSDTSPQRLVARNNYDAECSWSKNGRFVLYAHVRDEQTRGRPDADIFVYDTKTNQHYPLVTGEGYDGGPFFSPDEKLICYRSDRKGDDLLQLYVAELLYNEEGVPVGITREHALTDDSNVSWAPFFHPSGRLLVYGTSAQGHQNYEVYTCEVDLDSPPSRIAKRRVTFADGADVLPVFSPDGSLFMWTAQRGPLAAGEQRPSSQLWIAECTPGGFDQPRAVFNVTDVHGLNPTTVEGIARAEVGKREEWASMSPIVVRQTETGWNVHAWNPSRKPGEGRLLVIDNAGRLVSYDVD; via the coding sequence ATGGTGCCGTCAGCCGCCCTTGCCATCGTGCTTGTCGCCCTCGCCGCCGACCCTCCCGCGGATGCCCAGAGGCCGGTTGCGGGAGGCCACGGGGAGCCAACAGAACGGGCTGGGAGCCAACCCTTGGATTGGCCCACGCTCGAAGCACCCCTCCTTCGCTACCAGACTCAGATCACCTCACGGGACATGTTTGTCAAGGCCGGCGAGGCCTACTTCTCGCCGGACTCAAAGTGGATCATCTTCCAAGCCGTACCGGTGCCGAAGGAGGGCGAACAGGTCGATCCGTTCTATTCGATGTACGTCGCGAAGCTGGTCCGAAACCAGGCCGGTCAGGTAACCGGAATCGCGACCCCAATCCTCGTTTCTCCACCCGGCTCGGCGAACACCTGCGGATGGTTCCACCCGACCGAGCCGTGGCGGATTCTCTTCGGCTCCACGATAGGTGCTCCGGCGAACACGCAGAAGTCCGGCTTCTCGGTCGGCGAGCGGAAGTATGTCTGGATGTTCCCGGAAGAGATGGATGTCGTCACCAGAGTGGTTCCCGAGATCGCCGCTGATGACCCCGCCGCAGCCGCGCCGACACCCTCGGATACCTCGCCGCAACGTCTCGTGGCCCGCAACAACTACGACGCCGAGTGCTCGTGGTCGAAGAACGGCCGGTTCGTCCTGTACGCGCACGTGCGTGACGAACAAACCCGCGGGCGCCCCGACGCGGACATCTTCGTATACGACACGAAGACCAACCAGCATTACCCATTGGTCACCGGCGAGGGGTACGACGGCGGCCCGTTCTTCTCCCCCGACGAGAAACTGATCTGCTACCGATCCGATCGCAAGGGCGATGACCTGCTGCAGCTGTATGTCGCCGAACTCCTCTACAACGAGGAGGGAGTGCCCGTAGGAATCACCCGCGAGCACGCTCTGACGGATGACTCCAACGTCTCCTGGGCTCCCTTCTTTCATCCTTCGGGGCGGCTGCTCGTGTACGGGACCAGCGCCCAGGGACATCAGAACTACGAGGTCTACACCTGCGAAGTCGATCTCGATTCCCCCCCGTCTCGAATCGCCAAGCGCAGGGTCACGTTTGCAGATGGAGCCGACGTACTGCCCGTGTTCTCGCCCGATGGCTCCTTGTTCATGTGGACCGCACAGCGGGGCCCGCTCGCCGCCGGGGAGCAGCGGCCGTCGAGCCAGCTCTGGATCGCCGAGTGCACACCGGGCGGGTTCGACCAGCCACGGGCCGTGTTCAACGTGACCGATGTCCATGGGCTGAACCCGACAACGGTCGAAGGGATCGCCCGCGCCGAAGTTGGCAAGCGAGAGGAGTGGGCCTCGATGTCACCGATCGTCGTCAGGCAGACCGAGACCGGCTGGAATGTCCACGCCTGGAATCCGTCCCGAAAGCCCGGTGAGGGCCGGCTGCTCGTCATCGACAACGCCGGGCGGCTGGTCTCCTACGACGTGGACTGA
- a CDS encoding sigma-54-dependent Fis family transcriptional regulator gives MAKILVIEDEQNLRLAINRTLTKSGHEVSEAGCLRDARAHLARAEFDLVLTDVMLGSETGLDLVRELRASQASGGFDGVIVVMTAYGTIESAVAAMQDGADDYLQKPLSLEELALQTDRWLERRTASRRLRLYERMEQARDQSNEILGSSPPWRHTLSMAAKLASMPLLPAGAHESTLPCILLLGETGVGKGVLARYVHARACEHEAARPGSAGTSGVPPFVHVNCSALPPSLVESELFGHEKGAFTDARDARAGLFEMADGGTIFLDEVSETPIEFQSKLLLVVERGTFRRVGGSRERSVQVRIIAASNQDLEQRAAAGTFRRDLLYRLNALTIRIPPLRERPGDAVELAEAFVARLARRYGRKPMSLSAAAREALANHSWPGNVRELVNAIQRAVMLCDDHVIEPHDLALPTSSTHSSTESLPSLNGHTVAGPSAAAAPASGAATTQSITFDFDAGTHTADGVERELIIQALARTGGNVSRAARLIGMQRSSLRYRIDRYRLESHTKEASRT, from the coding sequence GTGGCGAAAATTCTCGTCATCGAGGATGAACAGAATCTACGCCTCGCGATCAATCGCACCCTTACGAAATCAGGACACGAGGTTTCGGAAGCCGGCTGCCTGCGAGACGCGAGGGCACATCTGGCGCGCGCCGAGTTCGACCTTGTGCTCACCGATGTGATGCTGGGCTCCGAGACCGGCCTCGACCTTGTCCGTGAGTTGAGGGCAAGCCAGGCCAGCGGTGGGTTCGATGGGGTCATCGTTGTGATGACGGCCTACGGAACGATCGAGAGTGCAGTCGCAGCGATGCAGGATGGGGCCGATGATTACCTTCAGAAGCCCCTGAGCCTTGAGGAACTCGCCTTGCAGACCGACCGCTGGCTGGAGCGCCGGACAGCCAGTCGGCGCCTCCGACTGTACGAACGCATGGAGCAGGCTCGCGACCAATCCAACGAGATCCTCGGATCGAGCCCACCCTGGCGCCACACCCTATCGATGGCCGCGAAACTCGCCTCGATGCCGCTGTTGCCGGCGGGCGCCCACGAGTCGACGCTCCCCTGCATCCTCCTGCTCGGAGAGACGGGCGTCGGGAAAGGGGTGCTCGCTCGATACGTTCACGCTCGCGCCTGCGAGCACGAGGCGGCGCGCCCCGGAAGTGCCGGTACTTCAGGCGTGCCACCCTTCGTCCACGTCAACTGCTCCGCCCTGCCGCCGAGCCTCGTTGAGTCCGAACTCTTTGGGCACGAGAAGGGCGCATTCACCGACGCCCGCGACGCCCGTGCCGGGCTTTTCGAAATGGCCGATGGCGGAACGATTTTTCTTGACGAGGTCAGCGAAACCCCGATCGAGTTTCAATCCAAGCTCCTTCTTGTTGTTGAACGAGGCACGTTTCGCCGCGTCGGAGGAAGCCGGGAGCGCTCGGTCCAGGTCCGCATCATTGCCGCATCAAACCAGGACCTCGAGCAGCGCGCCGCAGCGGGGACCTTCCGACGGGACCTGCTCTACCGCCTCAACGCACTGACAATCAGGATTCCGCCACTCCGTGAACGCCCCGGCGATGCCGTCGAACTCGCCGAGGCGTTCGTCGCCCGGCTGGCCCGGCGCTACGGCCGCAAGCCGATGTCGCTGAGCGCCGCGGCCAGGGAAGCGTTGGCAAACCACAGCTGGCCTGGCAATGTACGCGAACTTGTAAACGCGATTCAGCGCGCCGTCATGCTGTGTGACGACCATGTGATCGAGCCCCACGATCTGGCGCTCCCGACGTCCTCGACACACTCATCGACGGAGTCGTTGCCCAGTCTCAATGGCCACACGGTTGCCGGCCCCTCTGCCGCGGCTGCCCCCGCGTCAGGGGCGGCGACCACCCAGTCGATTACCTTCGATTTCGACGCCGGTACCCATACCGCCGACGGCGTCGAGCGGGAGCTCATCATCCAGGCTCTCGCGCGGACCGGCGGCAACGTCTCCCGCGCCGCCCGCCTCATCGGCATGCAGCGAAGCAGCCTGCGATACCGCATCGACCGGTACCGGCTCGAGTCGCACACGAAGGAGGCTAGCCGAACGTGA